The following are encoded together in the Thunnus thynnus chromosome 15, fThuThy2.1, whole genome shotgun sequence genome:
- the anp32e gene encoding acidic leucine-rich nuclear phosphoprotein 32 family member E isoform X3 → MEMKKRISLELRNRSPAEVAELVVDNCRSADGEVEGLTDEFTELEFLSMVNVGLSSLAKLPSLPKLRKLELSDNNLSGSLETLSEKCPNLTYLNLSGNKIKELSNVEALQNLKSLQSLDLFNCEITSLEDYRESVFELLPQVTYLDGFDQEDNEAPDSEADDEDEDGEDGAGPTGDYDEEDDEEEDEDGSEGGEVGLSFQEDDEDEEDYGEEEEEEDQAGVQGQKRKRDVDDEGEDDDDDEDD, encoded by the exons atggagatgaagaagaggatCAGTTTAGAGCTGCGGAACAGGAGCCCGGCGGAG GTAGCAGAGCTGGTGGTGGATAACTGTCGCTCTGCTGACGGGGAGGTTGAAGGTCTGACGGACGAGTTCACGGAGCTCGAGTTCCTCAGTATGGTCAATGTTGGTCTGAGCTCGCTGGCTAAACTGCCCTCACTGCCCAAACTACGcaag TTGGAGCTGAGCGACAACAACCTGTCTGGTTCTCTGGAGACTCTGTCAGAAAAATGTCCCAACCTGACCTACCTCAACCTGAGCGGGAACAAGATCAAAGAGCTGAGCAATGTGGAGGCGCTG CAAAACCTGAAGAGCCTGCAGAGTCTGGACCTGTTCAACTGTGAGATCACGTCTCTGGAGGACTACAGGGAGAGCGTGTTCGAGCTGCTGCCTCAGGTAACTTACCTGGACGGCTTCGACCAGGAGGACAACGAGGCCCCCGACTCCGAGGCCGACGACGAAG ATGAGGATGGCGAGGACGGGGCGGGGCCGACCGGCGACTAcgatgaggaggatgatgaagaggaggatgaggacggctcagagggaggagaggtgggACTGAGCTTTCAG GAGGACGACGAGGATGAGGAAGActatggagaggaggaggaggaag aggaTCAGGCGGGCGTTCAGggacagaagaggaagagagacgtGGACGACGAGGGCGAGGATGACGACGACGACGAAGACGACTAG
- the anp32e gene encoding acidic leucine-rich nuclear phosphoprotein 32 family member E isoform X2 has translation MEMKKRISLELRNRSPAEVAELVVDNCRSADGEVEGLTDEFTELEFLSMVNVGLSSLAKLPSLPKLRKLELSDNNLSGSLETLSEKCPNLTYLNLSGNKIKELSNVEALQNLKSLQSLDLFNCEITSLEDYRESVFELLPQVTYLDGFDQEDNEAPDSEADDEDEDGEDGAGPTGDYDEEDDEEEDEDGSEGGEVGLSFQVNQGDQEDDEDEEDYGEEEEEEDQAGVQGQKRKRDVDDEGEDDDDDEDD, from the exons atggagatgaagaagaggatCAGTTTAGAGCTGCGGAACAGGAGCCCGGCGGAG GTAGCAGAGCTGGTGGTGGATAACTGTCGCTCTGCTGACGGGGAGGTTGAAGGTCTGACGGACGAGTTCACGGAGCTCGAGTTCCTCAGTATGGTCAATGTTGGTCTGAGCTCGCTGGCTAAACTGCCCTCACTGCCCAAACTACGcaag TTGGAGCTGAGCGACAACAACCTGTCTGGTTCTCTGGAGACTCTGTCAGAAAAATGTCCCAACCTGACCTACCTCAACCTGAGCGGGAACAAGATCAAAGAGCTGAGCAATGTGGAGGCGCTG CAAAACCTGAAGAGCCTGCAGAGTCTGGACCTGTTCAACTGTGAGATCACGTCTCTGGAGGACTACAGGGAGAGCGTGTTCGAGCTGCTGCCTCAGGTAACTTACCTGGACGGCTTCGACCAGGAGGACAACGAGGCCCCCGACTCCGAGGCCGACGACGAAG ATGAGGATGGCGAGGACGGGGCGGGGCCGACCGGCGACTAcgatgaggaggatgatgaagaggaggatgaggacggctcagagggaggagaggtgggACTGAGCTTTCAGGTGAACCAGGGCGATCAG GAGGACGACGAGGATGAGGAAGActatggagaggaggaggaggaag aggaTCAGGCGGGCGTTCAGggacagaagaggaagagagacgtGGACGACGAGGGCGAGGATGACGACGACGACGAAGACGACTAG
- the anp32e gene encoding acidic leucine-rich nuclear phosphoprotein 32 family member E isoform X1, with protein MEMKKRISLELRNRSPAEVAELVVDNCRSADGEVEGLTDEFTELEFLSMVNVGLSSLAKLPSLPKLRKLELSDNNLSGSLETLSEKCPNLTYLNLSGNKIKELSNVEALQNLKSLQSLDLFNCEITSLEDYRESVFELLPQVTYLDGFDQEDNEAPDSEADDEDEDGEDGAGPTGDYDEEDDEEEDEDGSEGGEVGLSFQVNQGDQVGNTGFSLQEDDEDEEDYGEEEEEEDQAGVQGQKRKRDVDDEGEDDDDDEDD; from the exons atggagatgaagaagaggatCAGTTTAGAGCTGCGGAACAGGAGCCCGGCGGAG GTAGCAGAGCTGGTGGTGGATAACTGTCGCTCTGCTGACGGGGAGGTTGAAGGTCTGACGGACGAGTTCACGGAGCTCGAGTTCCTCAGTATGGTCAATGTTGGTCTGAGCTCGCTGGCTAAACTGCCCTCACTGCCCAAACTACGcaag TTGGAGCTGAGCGACAACAACCTGTCTGGTTCTCTGGAGACTCTGTCAGAAAAATGTCCCAACCTGACCTACCTCAACCTGAGCGGGAACAAGATCAAAGAGCTGAGCAATGTGGAGGCGCTG CAAAACCTGAAGAGCCTGCAGAGTCTGGACCTGTTCAACTGTGAGATCACGTCTCTGGAGGACTACAGGGAGAGCGTGTTCGAGCTGCTGCCTCAGGTAACTTACCTGGACGGCTTCGACCAGGAGGACAACGAGGCCCCCGACTCCGAGGCCGACGACGAAG ATGAGGATGGCGAGGACGGGGCGGGGCCGACCGGCGACTAcgatgaggaggatgatgaagaggaggatgaggacggctcagagggaggagaggtgggACTGAGCTTTCAGGTGAACCAGGGCGATCAGGTGGGCAACACAGGCTTCAGCCTGCAG GAGGACGACGAGGATGAGGAAGActatggagaggaggaggaggaag aggaTCAGGCGGGCGTTCAGggacagaagaggaagagagacgtGGACGACGAGGGCGAGGATGACGACGACGACGAAGACGACTAG
- the gabpb2a gene encoding GA-binding protein subunit beta-2a, translated as MSLVDLGKRLLEAARKGQDDEVRNLMANGAPFTTDWLGTSPLHLAAQHGHYSTADVLLRAGVSRDARTKVDRTPLHMAAAEGHTVIVELLVRSGADINAKDMLKMTALHWAAQHGHHGVAETLIKHGADVHALSKFDKTPFDIAVDIQNTELMLLLQEGMQNQVNMNQVNMNQVNMNQVSMNVESSTTTNQPQFIIQGIPAIQGGVVNLAELLNKANAGDSEEAMAANALDSNIQHAAVVNEGGQRVITIVTDQHGNLQTTGGMAQPFFVTMQHGQQMLAVPANTVTEEVVTEEPQPPPSRKRKLEMTNNHNDTGETELLQRQLQEANRKAQEYRQQLLRKEQEAEEYRIKLEAMSQSQANSTGAAANTAAMTAVSPEEVVGGEEDEEEAAGVVEEEGEMVVLQEGGIIMEGEEGQVTLVETGGETTEVSS; from the exons atgtCGCTGGTGGACCTCGGGAAGCGTCTGCTGGAAGCGGCTCGTAAAGGTCAGGACGATGAGGTCAGAAACCTGATGGCCAACGGAGCTCCGTTCACCACCGACTGG cTGGGGACGTCCCCGCTCCACCTGGCCGCTCAGCACGGCCATTACTCCACCGCAGACGTCCTGCTGCGAGCCGGCGTCAGCAGAGACGCTCGCACCAAGGTGGACCGAACGCCGCTGCACATGGCGGCCGCCGAGGGACACACCGTCATCGTGGAGCTGCTGGTCCGA AGCGGCGCCGACATCAACGCCAAAGACATGCTGAAGATGACGGCGCTGCACTGGGCGGCGCAGCACGGTCACCACGGCGTCGCAGAGACCCTCATCAAACACGGAGCCGACGTGCACGCGCTCAGTAAGTTCGACAAGACGCCGTTCGACATCGCCGTCGACATCCAGAACACCgagctgatgctgctgctgcag gagggCATGCAGAACCAGGTCAACATGAACCAGGTCAACATGAACCAGGTCAACATGAACCAGGTGAGTATGAACGTGGAGTCCAGCACCACCACCAACCAGCCACAGTTCATCATCCAGGGAATCCCCGCCATCCAGGGGGGCGTGGTCAACCTGGCCGAGCTGCTCAACAAGGCCAACGCAG GAGACTCGGAGGAAGCGATGGCTGCCAACGCTCTGGACTCCAACATCCAGCATGCCGCTGTCGTCAATGAGGGAGGTCAGAGGGTCATCACCATAGTAACAGACCAACACGGCAACCTGCAGACCACAGGAGGGATGGCACAGCCGTTCTTCGTTACCATGCAGCACGGACAGCAGA tgctgGCGGTGCCGGCCAACACAGTGACAGAGGAGGTGGTGACGGAGGAGCCTCAGCCGCCGCCGTCCAGGAAGAGGAAGCTGGAGATGACCAACAATCACAACGACACAGGAGAGACG GAGCTGTTGCAGCGGCAGCTGCAGGAGGCCAACAGGAAGGCGCAGGAGTACCGGCAGCAGCTGCTGCGTAAGGAGCAGGAGGCCGAGGAGTACCGCATCAAGCTGGAGGCCATGTCTCAGAGCCAGGCCAACAGCACCGGCGCCGCCGCCAACACCGCCGCCATGACGGCCGTCAGCCCCGAGGAGGTGGTGGGGGgcgaggaggacgaggaggaggcggcgggcgtggtggaggaggagggagagatggtGGTGCTGCAGGAGGGAGGGATCATcatggagggggaggagggccAGGTGACGCTGGTGGAGACGGGAGGAGAGACGACGGAGGTCAGCTCCTAA
- the mllt11 gene encoding protein AF1q, whose amino-acid sequence MMEKSNSQYDSFLFWRQPIPALDLSELEDLGLIDTQTANSSKGKDKMFKLRSQDEEEELSEFSSFNYWRAPIVDVDALLADLNLLL is encoded by the exons atgaTGGAGAAGTCAAACAGCCAATACGACTCCTTCCTCTTCTGGAGGCAGCCAATCCCGGCCCTGGATCTGTCAGAGCTGGAGGACCTGGGTTTGATTGACACTCAGACAGCCAATAGCAGCAAAGGAAAAGACAAGATGTTCAAACTGAGGAGTCAAGATGAAGAG GAGGAGTTGTCTGAGTTCTCCTCCTTTAACTACTGGAGAGCTCCCATCGTTGACGTGGACGCTCTGCTGGCCGACCTCAACCTGCTGCTCTGA
- the anp32e gene encoding acidic leucine-rich nuclear phosphoprotein 32 family member E isoform X4, giving the protein MEMKKRISLELRNRSPAEVAELVVDNCRSADGEVEGLTDEFTELEFLSMVNVGLSSLAKLPSLPKLRKLELSDNNLSGSLETLSEKCPNLTYLNLSGNKIKELSNVEALQNLKSLQSLDLFNCEITSLEDYRESVFELLPQVTYLDGFDQEDNEAPDSEADDEDEDGEDGAGPTGDYDEEDDEEEDEDGSEGGEEDDEDEEDYGEEEEEEDQAGVQGQKRKRDVDDEGEDDDDDEDD; this is encoded by the exons atggagatgaagaagaggatCAGTTTAGAGCTGCGGAACAGGAGCCCGGCGGAG GTAGCAGAGCTGGTGGTGGATAACTGTCGCTCTGCTGACGGGGAGGTTGAAGGTCTGACGGACGAGTTCACGGAGCTCGAGTTCCTCAGTATGGTCAATGTTGGTCTGAGCTCGCTGGCTAAACTGCCCTCACTGCCCAAACTACGcaag TTGGAGCTGAGCGACAACAACCTGTCTGGTTCTCTGGAGACTCTGTCAGAAAAATGTCCCAACCTGACCTACCTCAACCTGAGCGGGAACAAGATCAAAGAGCTGAGCAATGTGGAGGCGCTG CAAAACCTGAAGAGCCTGCAGAGTCTGGACCTGTTCAACTGTGAGATCACGTCTCTGGAGGACTACAGGGAGAGCGTGTTCGAGCTGCTGCCTCAGGTAACTTACCTGGACGGCTTCGACCAGGAGGACAACGAGGCCCCCGACTCCGAGGCCGACGACGAAG ATGAGGATGGCGAGGACGGGGCGGGGCCGACCGGCGACTAcgatgaggaggatgatgaagaggaggatgaggacggctcagagggaggagag GAGGACGACGAGGATGAGGAAGActatggagaggaggaggaggaag aggaTCAGGCGGGCGTTCAGggacagaagaggaagagagacgtGGACGACGAGGGCGAGGATGACGACGACGACGAAGACGACTAG